The following proteins are co-located in the Mesotoga sp. BH458_6_3_2_1 genome:
- a CDS encoding HD domain-containing phosphohydrolase, translated as MKNPALKVAFLYILFGILWILLSDIVVDWMFVDRSIATHAQTYKGWAFVLFSGILFYFLIYREFSEKNKTQLELVKQKDFSDAVLDTAGVFVAVFNSEGIIVFSNETFEEILSLKSEDMVGRNCSEVFATPDLANWIEKTVSRTPDKKVENFYEADLETSSATLHVRWALSNLTSWKGEHDYFVLTGVDITQLVESERSATHRLANIRALHEIDMAVSYHFELEKMLDVFLERLISRLGVDGADVFLIDNSRSVLRYAHGMGIVTGEMDFRELPLEGTIPGSVASSGKPYSGPLDTSSNPECPRLKNLIDMKVKDYHAVPLETRGRILGVLETFDTMQIHRDSEWNDFLQTLAAQASLAIDVALMIDNLRESNRKIAKAYDQTLEVLAGTLEMRDMDTEEHSRRVTDLTVQLAKKMEVTEEELESIYRGALLHDIGKISIPDSVLLKKGPLTEEEWRIMRTHPVTAYEVLSQVEYLRPSLDIPYCHHERWDGSGYPRGLKGEEIPLAARIFAVVDVYDALTSDRPYRKAWSKEKTIEYLLENSGSQFDRHVVKEFLEILESYPPL; from the coding sequence ATGAAGAATCCAGCGCTAAAAGTAGCGTTTCTGTACATATTATTCGGAATTCTGTGGATACTCCTGTCGGATATAGTTGTAGACTGGATGTTCGTTGACAGAAGTATCGCAACTCATGCACAGACTTACAAAGGCTGGGCCTTTGTGCTCTTCAGCGGGATTCTCTTCTACTTTCTCATTTACCGTGAGTTCAGCGAGAAAAACAAAACTCAACTTGAACTCGTGAAGCAGAAAGACTTTTCCGACGCAGTCCTCGACACGGCGGGCGTTTTTGTTGCAGTATTCAATAGCGAAGGAATCATTGTCTTCTCAAACGAGACTTTCGAGGAGATTCTCTCACTCAAATCGGAGGATATGGTTGGAAGGAATTGCTCCGAAGTATTCGCAACCCCCGATCTTGCAAACTGGATCGAGAAGACTGTAAGCAGAACACCGGACAAGAAGGTAGAGAACTTCTATGAGGCCGATTTAGAAACCTCGTCGGCTACTCTACATGTCCGATGGGCACTGAGCAATCTTACAAGCTGGAAAGGGGAACATGATTACTTCGTTTTGACAGGTGTAGACATAACTCAACTGGTAGAATCCGAAAGAAGCGCAACGCATAGACTGGCAAATATTCGTGCATTGCACGAAATTGATATGGCAGTCAGCTATCACTTCGAGCTTGAAAAGATGCTGGATGTCTTTCTCGAAAGATTGATCTCGAGGCTTGGCGTAGATGGCGCCGATGTCTTCTTGATTGACAATAGCCGTAGTGTTCTGAGATACGCTCATGGAATGGGAATAGTCACTGGAGAAATGGACTTCAGAGAACTTCCATTGGAAGGAACAATACCTGGTTCAGTTGCTTCGTCGGGAAAGCCTTACTCCGGTCCGTTGGACACCTCTAGCAATCCCGAATGCCCAAGGCTCAAGAACCTGATAGATATGAAAGTGAAGGACTATCATGCTGTACCTCTTGAAACAAGAGGAAGAATTCTGGGAGTCCTTGAAACATTTGACACGATGCAGATTCACAGAGATAGTGAATGGAACGACTTTCTTCAGACGCTCGCGGCACAAGCTTCACTCGCGATAGATGTTGCTCTGATGATCGACAATTTGAGAGAAAGCAACAGAAAGATCGCAAAAGCCTACGATCAGACCCTGGAAGTTCTTGCAGGAACACTGGAAATGAGAGACATGGACACCGAGGAACACTCAAGGAGAGTAACCGATCTTACAGTTCAACTTGCCAAGAAGATGGAGGTAACGGAAGAAGAACTGGAGAGTATTTATCGAGGAGCATTGCTTCACGATATTGGCAAGATTTCAATACCAGACAGCGTTCTATTGAAGAAAGGGCCTCTCACTGAAGAAGAATGGAGAATAATGAGAACTCATCCTGTAACCGCATATGAAGTCTTGTCGCAAGTGGAGTACCTCCGGCCTTCACTGGATATTCCTTACTGTCACCATGAACGCTGGGACGGAAGCGGATATCCCCGCGGACTCAAAGGAGAGGAGATCCCTCTCGCAGCGAGGATATTCGCAGTTGTAGATGTATACGACGCACTGACTTCTGATCGACCCTACCGAAAGGCCTGGAGCAAAGAAAAAACGATTGAATACCTTCTTGAGAACTCAGGATCTCAGTTTGACAGGCACGTTGTAAAAGAATTCCTTGAAATCCTTGAAAGTTATCCTCCACTATGA
- a CDS encoding InlB B-repeat-containing protein — protein sequence MRTYRNGKLRFHKLMIFVAAISFVFLSTGCIFKTVTLTMLEPDEGGEVQPLPGNHKHLINTSVDLLAVPDDGWDFDRWEVDEEFYSNEKETKLVMDSEKTIKAFFSRQPVTLTMEDEEGEGSVSPEPGEYQFDYSTLVGLSATPTEGWEFDRWQVDGVFYSSEAETELFMDADKIVKAFFNEEPVASVTLSMHEPIGQGAVAPAVGDHKYDAGKSLTLQATPAEGWLFEHWLVEDAVYSTEHEAELTMNTDRNVRAIFVRKTHTLTMLEPSGSGDVEPAVGNSVYEEGSEVSLAATPSDGWDFDFWQIDGEFFSGSEQITITMNASKTAKAFFVEEPPTVFTLTMAQPAGQGSVSPSVGNHNYIEGTTVLLSATPAEGWGFEAWYLDGSNYSDSQNVSVVMDRDKSVSATFVQEVEKVTLEIYKSGRGTVSPDVGIYSYDKGAEVNLSATPDAGYHFEDWLVDGTTYEVADITITLEWDTIAIATFRCNCGGVHQE from the coding sequence ATGAGAACCTACAGGAATGGAAAACTCAGGTTTCACAAACTTATGATCTTCGTTGCAGCAATTTCTTTTGTCTTCCTATCTACTGGGTGTATCTTCAAGACCGTAACTCTAACTATGCTCGAGCCAGATGAGGGAGGAGAGGTTCAGCCCCTTCCCGGAAATCATAAACACTTGATCAACACGTCTGTAGATCTTCTGGCAGTGCCGGACGACGGGTGGGACTTCGACCGATGGGAGGTAGATGAGGAATTCTATTCAAATGAGAAAGAGACAAAGCTGGTTATGGATTCTGAAAAAACCATCAAAGCCTTCTTCTCGAGACAACCGGTTACCTTAACCATGGAAGATGAAGAAGGAGAGGGAAGTGTCTCACCAGAACCGGGAGAGTATCAGTTTGATTATTCTACCTTGGTCGGTCTTTCAGCTACTCCGACAGAAGGCTGGGAATTCGATCGATGGCAGGTTGACGGCGTTTTCTATTCGAGTGAAGCAGAGACGGAATTGTTTATGGACGCAGATAAAATAGTAAAGGCTTTTTTCAACGAGGAGCCTGTGGCTTCGGTCACTCTATCTATGCACGAACCAATTGGTCAGGGAGCGGTTGCTCCGGCTGTCGGAGATCACAAGTATGATGCAGGAAAGTCTTTAACACTTCAAGCGACACCGGCAGAAGGGTGGCTCTTTGAACACTGGCTTGTCGAAGATGCAGTCTATTCCACTGAACATGAAGCCGAACTCACAATGAACACTGATAGAAACGTGAGGGCCATTTTTGTTCGTAAGACTCACACACTTACAATGCTTGAACCTTCAGGTAGTGGAGATGTCGAACCTGCCGTCGGGAACAGTGTTTATGAAGAGGGCTCCGAGGTTTCCCTTGCTGCAACACCGTCCGACGGCTGGGACTTTGATTTCTGGCAGATAGATGGGGAATTCTTCTCAGGTTCTGAGCAGATAACAATCACAATGAATGCCAGCAAGACGGCTAAGGCCTTTTTTGTTGAAGAGCCGCCAACAGTTTTTACCTTGACAATGGCTCAGCCAGCCGGTCAGGGTTCCGTTAGTCCTTCAGTCGGAAATCACAACTACATAGAGGGAACCACCGTCCTGCTTTCGGCTACTCCCGCAGAAGGATGGGGTTTTGAAGCGTGGTACTTAGATGGTTCTAATTACTCAGATAGCCAGAACGTTTCAGTTGTTATGGACCGTGATAAGTCAGTTTCGGCCACGTTTGTGCAAGAGGTGGAAAAAGTTACTCTAGAAATCTATAAGTCCGGAAGGGGAACCGTTAGTCCCGATGTCGGAATATATTCCTATGATAAGGGTGCTGAGGTCAATTTGAGCGCAACGCCTGATGCCGGGTATCATTTTGAAGATTGGCTTGTTGATGGCACTACCTATGAGGTTGCCGACATAACGATAACTCTTGAATGGGACACTATTGCAATCGCCACTTTTAGGTGTAATTGCGGAGGGGTTCATCAGGAGTGA